The following are from one region of the Nicotiana tabacum cultivar K326 chromosome 3, ASM71507v2, whole genome shotgun sequence genome:
- the LOC107810742 gene encoding transcription elongation factor 1 homolog: protein MGKRKSKSKPPPKKRMDKLDTVFSCPFCSHGTSVECRIDMKNLIGEATCRICQESFSTTVTALTEPIDIYSEWIDECERVNNLEDDDGS, encoded by the exons ATGGGCAAGAGGAAGTCAAAATCAAAGCCGCCTCCAAAGAAGAGAATGGACAAACTTGACACTGTCTTCAGCTGTCCTTTCTGTAGCCATGGCACCAGCGTTGAATGTCGCAT TGATATGAAAAACTTGATTGGGGAGGCAACATGCAGGATTTGTCAAGAGAGCTTCAGCACCACTGTTACGG CACTGACAGAGCCTATTGATAT ATATAGTGAATGGATTGACGAGTGTGAAAGAGTCAACAACCTCGAAGACGATGATGGTTCTTAG
- the LOC107810741 gene encoding transcription factor VOZ1 → MGKGSKSGAGKSASHQLFKDKAKNRVDDLQGVFTNLQSARKESRTYDVGVLEEQVHQMLREWRAELNEPSPASSLQGGSLVSSDIYRLLLGEEEDDATSALAAPKPEPDAQKNDVAAFQEGFNVTPVLQEQGYQLVDQCKSMPLVVNNAGINNLGIATQQDYNSFDLQQDFDQYFPGFDALNLCLEDVLPPVHISPPPSAFLGPKCSLWDCPRPAMGSDWCQKSHDYCSDYHASLAPNEGYPGTPPVVRPMGIGLKDNLLFQALSAKSQGKDVGIPECEGAATAKSPWNAPELFDLKVVEGETIREWLFFDKPRRAFESGNRKQRSLPDYNGRGWHESRKQVMNEYGGLKRSYYMDPQPMKNLEWHLYEYEINKYDPCALYRLELKLVDGKKSPKGKVTKESVADLQKQMGRLTAEFPSENKRSVKGRAKANSKDVAVNMHAVPNLIVPASEGLNYGTGAPFPDYLVDNLGGYYVT, encoded by the exons ATGGGGAAGGGTTCGAAGAGCGGTGCGGGCAAGTCTGCGTCGCACCAGCTCTTCAAGGACAAGGCGAAGAACCGCGTGGATGATCTGCAGGGCGTGTTCACTAACCTGCAATCTGCAAGGAAGGAGAGTCGAACTTATGATGTTGGGGTGCTTGAAGAGCAGGTTCACCAGATGCTTCGTGAGTGGAGGGCTGAGCTCAATGAGCCTTCCCCGGCTTCTTCATTGCAG GGAGGAAGCCTTGTCTCATCAGATATCTATAGACTGCTGCTTGGTGAGGAGGAAGATGACGCTACCAGCGCATTAGCTGCACCTAAGCCTGAGCCTGATGCTCAAAAAAATGACGTTGCTGCATTTCAAGAG GGTTTCAATGTAACTCCAGTGCTGCAGGAGCAAGGTTACCAGTTGGTTGATCAGTGCAAAAGTATGCCTTTAGTGGTCAATAATGCAGGGATTAACAACCTAGGCATTGCAACACAACAAGATTACAATTCTTTTGATCTGCAGCAAGACTTTGATCAGTACTTCCCCGGATTTGATGCTTTAAATCTTTGTCTAGAGGATGTGTTGCCTCCTGTTCATATTAGCCCTCCACCCTCTGCTTTCCTGGGTCCTAAATGTTCACTTTGGGATTGTCCGCGACCTGCGATGGGGTCAGATTGGTGTCAGAAGTCTCATGACTACTGCAGTGACTATCATGCTTCTCTTGCACCTAATGAAGGCTATCCTGGAACACCTCCAGTTGTTAGACCGATGGGTATTGGCTTAAAGGATAATTTGCTTTTCCAAGCGCTAAGTGCAAAATCACAGGGGAAGGATGTTGGTATTCCGGAGTGTGAAGGTGCTGCCACTGCAAAATCCCCTTGGAATGCACCAG AGCTCTTTGACCTTAAAGTTGTTGAAGGTGAAACAATCAGGGAATGGCTTTTCTTTGATAAGCCTCGAAGAGCATTTGAAAGCGGAAACAGAAAGCAGAGGTCACTGCCAGATTATAACGGGCGGGGTTGGCATGAGTCTAGGAAACAAGTTATGAATGAATACGGAGGGCTGAAGAGATCCTACTATATGGATCCACAGCCGATGAAAAATCTGGAATGGCATCTGTATGAATATGAGATCAACAAGTATGATCCGTGTGCCCTGTACAGATTGGAGCTGAAACTTGTTGATGGGAAGAAGAGTCCAAAAGGGAAAGTAACGAAGGAATCAGTTGCTGATTTGCAAAAACAAATGGGAAGACTCACTGCTGAATTTCCTTCGGAGAACAAGCGCTCTGTTAAAGGTAGAGCAAAAGCTAACTCAAAGGATGTTGCTGTTAACATGCATGCTGTTCCAAATCTAATTGTTCCAGCTAGTGAAGGGCTTAATTATGGGACCGGTGCACCTTTTCCTGACTATCTCGTTGATAATTTAGGTGGCTACTACGTAACGTAG